From the Streptococcus sanguinis genome, the window GTACAACTCAAAATAGTTTGCTAGTCCATCATCAAAAGCAGGCTGAATCAACATTTTGATATTACTATTAATAGAAGCCACCAAACTTTCTGAGGTTATCTTCTCTAGATTATAGCTATCTAGGTCCTGATAAATAAATCTGCCACCAAAGTCTTCCAAACCTTGTTTATATGGAGGTAAATTCCCATCATAAATGCCTTTGATCAAAAAGCCGTAATTGATATAAAAAGAGTTCTCAAAGTTAGATTTTTGAAAGCCAATAAATACCTTTAAATCAGTATTTTCAAATGTATAATATTTGTTTTCATAAGCAAAATCTTATGATTTCAAAGTTTCACTAACAATTTTTTTGAATTCTGTATTATTCATGAATAACTATAACCTCAGATACCCTAAATTTTTATATTTTACAGCGTTTCTTGGTAGGCTTCAAAAATCTCTTCCAATAGAGTTAATTAATTTTTTGTATAGCTTTCACTGAGCATTAGTAAATATCAATCCGTCTAGCACGAAATTCAACAAATTCACCATTCTCAAGATCATTTGGAATTCCTCCACCTATATTAATCAAAAATTCTCCTACCTGAGCGATATTTCTTGTTTTATCAAATATTTTGGCAATTATAAAATATTCAAAATTATTCAGATGCTTTACTAGAAATAGATTATCTTCACTTTTATATACGTCTCCATCAACAATAGCATACAGAATATCATCAAACTTTCCGCCAATCTTTCCAAAAAATTCATCTGAAAAGCAAACTAATTCATATTGATTATCCGATAAAGTGACATCCGCTTCTTTGGTATCAATATCTATCCATTCTATTTTTTTTACAAAAATCATTAAATTTCTCCTTAACGTTCAAATCCTAGACTAGGTACCTTTTTGATAAGATAATCAACAGTTTTTACATGATATGTCGTTATATTTCCAGTATTTTGATCTAATCCAACAAAGGCGTACAAAGTATTTTTGCCTTCGTATCCTATAAATTTTACATATGCATTTAATTCTGGTACATAAGTACCCGTTTCAACTACAAAATTTGCGTCTTTTAAATATTGTTCTATTGAGTAATCCGTTCTTTTCAATGCGTGAGCAACCTCTGCACTGTGTTTATCAAAATGATTCACTAATTTTTGCTCACTATTAAACTGTAAATTTGCATTCTGTGCTTTTCCTACAGGTGGTACTGAATTGTTCTCGAATTTTATCCTTGACACCACTGAAGAATTTCCAGAACTTGGAATTTTAGCTCTGCCTAATAAATCTGTATCCAATCCATAAACAGGCTTCCCATTGTAGACTTGATGCCCCACATAAGATCCAACCATCATATCTGTCCAAGCAACCGTATCTGGAATAGCTTTAACCCATCCATAGTTTTTTGCTGTGATGATTTCAGCTTCTGTAGCCGGTTCATTAGTACTTGGATTTTTTCCTGTTTCAAGAATATATTTATTCCGCTTTGTAGCGTAATCTGGATCACGCCAATCAATCGGTTCAGCGTTCATTAATTGGTTGAAGCGAACATAACTATAATCTTTCTTTGCTTTTTCCTCATCTGACATGAAGATATAGTCAAATTCGATACTTATTCTTCCACGTAAAAATTCTGGATACTTATCCGCTAGCTCAACTAACGACATACCATCTACTTCTTCTTTATCAGATGCTAGAAGATTTGCCTTCATTTTTTTTGAACTTTCACTTTCAATATATATCGCACCTCCCCCTTCTCTCAAATACTGATATCGAGAATAAATATAATTAATTTGTTCTGCAGTCAAATCGGCTCTTTGAGGAAAGTTATAACCAGTATTGAGATAGCTTTCGTACTCACTGATAAGTTTACCGTATCGCTCTTCCATCTCGGAAAATGACAATTCGTCAATATATTTCACGAAAGACTGTTGACTCTTCGTCTCCTCTATTCTCTCCTGCCGCTTAGTCCATCCAGTATTGATGGTACCTTTCCAGCTGAGATCAGCATCCCGGCGAGGAGGAAGATAAGTCTGAGTAGATGCATCCCAGCTCTGCGCTGCCTGAGATAGACCGGTAGATGCGGCTGCTAAATAAGCTTCAGCTTCCGTGAAGATAGTTGGCGAACTCTCATTAAAAGCAAGCAAATTATCCAAAATTTCTTGGAAGACTTGCCTAGCACTTTCTGCAACAGCGATGGAAGCACTGAAATCCACAAT encodes:
- a CDS encoding DUF4304 domain-containing protein, which gives rise to MGFQKSNFENSFYINYGFLIKGIYDGNLPPYKQGLEDFGGRFIYQDLDSYNLEKITSESLVASINSNIKMLIQPAFDDGLANYFELYPHFKFLCKKRVKEYLGF